One region of Candidatus Bathyarchaeia archaeon genomic DNA includes:
- the leuS gene encoding leucine--tRNA ligase has product MPLVWKEIEEKWQKRWAEAKVFEADPDSNPSRLKFFLTVAYPYPNSPQHIGHGRTYTLADVHARYRRMRGYNTLLPMGFHYTGTPILAMAKRLAAGDEELITTFREIYKVPPQLLEEFKDPLKIATYFHEEIREGMKKMGYSIDFRREFTTIDPQYSRFIEWQFRKLRERGFISQGSHAVGWCPSCGHPVGQHDTRGDVEPEIEEFTLIKFKNENFILPTGTLRPETIFGVTNIWVNPGAEYVEANVDGENQIISAESVEKLRLLAHKVEVKRRFPGKFLIGKYVSNPATGKKVPILPARFVNPAVVTGVVMSVPAHAPYDCVALEEVRRSPEVLAPYGLGKEDLGKLEPISIIELPGYSESPAADVVREFKIKDQTDTRLEEATRVVYRHEFHSGRMKANTGCYAGLSVAEAKEAVKRDLIQAGAAGTMYELANRPILCRCGTECVVKIFENQWFIDYGNAEWKRRARECLSKMSILPDEMRREFTYVIEWLKEKACARRSGLGTRLPWDPSWIIESLSDSTIYMAYYLLAKYINREHISADQLTDAVFDYVFFGEGDVSAVSKSSNLNVNLLKEMRREFTYFYPLDARHSGRDLVTNHLTYFIFNHVAIFPEALWPRQIVVNGSVLMEGQKMSKSLGNIIPLREAIAIYGADPLRISLLATAGLLQDADFSANLARSMSDRLERLYNHAVKVASLERPSAEEERNLTWCDRWLISRVQRHIQAVTETMEKLEVMKACQIALYLLDQDVQWYLRRSQVESPERRRVTAGVLRETLDIQIRLLAPFIPHLAEEVWSLLGKEGFVALANWPSPSVEKIDLRAEELESIIISVVEDTKSILKATNISPRRICYYTASDWKWRVYLRVLEATLKNEASLPQLIREVTASYKAAVGAESAVKFLKRTFEVVSRAPRDRLEKAMAAGLLDETAYLKEAQGFLESEFNASIEIYREDDPAKFDPQGRSFLAEPHRPGIYVE; this is encoded by the coding sequence TTGCCGCTGGTTTGGAAGGAGATTGAAGAGAAGTGGCAGAAGAGGTGGGCTGAGGCTAAAGTCTTCGAGGCTGATCCAGACTCGAATCCGTCTAGGCTGAAGTTCTTCCTCACAGTGGCTTACCCCTACCCTAACAGTCCACAGCACATAGGCCACGGCCGAACCTATACGCTTGCTGATGTCCATGCCAGATACCGCCGGATGAGAGGCTATAACACCTTGCTTCCGATGGGTTTCCACTATACTGGAACCCCCATCCTAGCGATGGCTAAGCGTCTCGCCGCAGGGGACGAGGAGCTGATCACCACTTTCAGAGAGATATACAAAGTGCCCCCTCAACTCCTCGAAGAATTCAAGGATCCACTGAAGATCGCTACCTACTTCCATGAAGAGATAAGAGAGGGCATGAAGAAGATGGGCTACTCAATAGACTTTCGCCGCGAATTTACCACTATAGACCCCCAATATAGTCGCTTCATTGAATGGCAATTCCGCAAACTACGTGAGCGAGGCTTTATATCCCAGGGGAGCCATGCGGTTGGGTGGTGCCCCAGTTGCGGCCACCCCGTTGGGCAACATGACACAAGAGGCGACGTAGAGCCTGAGATAGAGGAATTTACCCTCATCAAATTTAAGAACGAAAACTTCATCCTTCCCACAGGAACTCTGAGGCCGGAGACAATCTTTGGAGTCACGAACATCTGGGTTAATCCTGGCGCCGAATACGTTGAAGCGAATGTTGATGGAGAGAACCAGATAATCAGCGCCGAATCCGTAGAGAAGCTGCGACTCCTTGCACATAAGGTGGAAGTGAAGAGGAGGTTTCCTGGAAAATTCCTCATAGGAAAATACGTATCAAACCCAGCTACCGGTAAAAAAGTCCCCATACTCCCAGCCCGCTTTGTAAATCCAGCCGTGGTTACCGGCGTGGTGATGTCAGTCCCAGCCCACGCCCCATACGATTGTGTAGCCCTTGAAGAGGTGAGGCGGAGCCCAGAAGTCTTGGCCCCATACGGTTTGGGGAAGGAGGATTTAGGGAAACTTGAACCCATATCCATTATCGAACTGCCAGGTTACTCTGAGAGCCCAGCCGCGGATGTGGTCAGAGAGTTTAAGATAAAAGATCAGACTGACACACGCCTCGAAGAGGCTACCCGAGTGGTCTACAGGCATGAATTCCATAGTGGAAGGATGAAGGCTAACACGGGCTGTTACGCTGGGTTGTCGGTAGCTGAGGCGAAAGAGGCTGTTAAGAGAGATCTGATACAAGCAGGCGCGGCTGGGACTATGTATGAGCTGGCCAATAGACCTATCCTCTGCCGGTGTGGGACAGAGTGTGTGGTCAAGATATTTGAGAATCAATGGTTTATCGATTATGGGAACGCTGAATGGAAGAGGCGAGCGCGTGAGTGTTTAAGTAAGATGAGCATTCTTCCAGATGAGATGCGGCGTGAGTTCACGTACGTAATTGAATGGCTGAAAGAGAAGGCATGCGCTAGAAGATCCGGCTTGGGGACACGGCTACCTTGGGATCCTAGTTGGATAATTGAGTCACTTTCGGACAGCACGATCTACATGGCATATTACTTATTGGCGAAGTACATTAACCGAGAACACATCTCAGCCGATCAGCTAACAGACGCTGTATTCGATTACGTGTTCTTCGGCGAGGGCGACGTCTCGGCTGTGAGTAAGTCTTCCAACCTAAACGTAAACCTCCTAAAAGAGATGCGGCGTGAGTTCACATACTTCTACCCTCTAGACGCTAGGCATTCAGGCCGCGATTTAGTTACTAACCATCTGACTTACTTCATCTTTAACCATGTAGCCATATTTCCAGAGGCTCTCTGGCCTAGGCAGATAGTGGTCAATGGCAGCGTCCTGATGGAAGGGCAGAAGATGTCAAAGAGTCTGGGGAACATAATCCCACTCCGCGAGGCCATTGCCATCTATGGCGCTGACCCGCTCAGGATCTCCCTGCTGGCTACCGCTGGGCTTCTTCAAGACGCCGACTTCAGCGCCAACCTCGCAAGATCGATGAGTGACCGATTAGAGCGCCTCTATAACCACGCCGTTAAGGTCGCCAGTCTTGAAAGACCTTCAGCTGAGGAAGAGCGGAACCTGACTTGGTGCGACCGGTGGCTGATAAGTCGTGTCCAGAGGCATATCCAAGCAGTCACCGAAACCATGGAGAAACTTGAGGTTATGAAAGCATGCCAGATCGCCCTCTACCTTCTGGATCAGGATGTTCAATGGTATCTTAGGCGAAGCCAAGTTGAGAGCCCGGAGAGGAGGAGGGTTACAGCGGGAGTGTTAAGGGAGACCCTCGACATTCAGATCAGGCTCTTAGCTCCATTCATACCTCACCTCGCCGAGGAGGTGTGGAGCCTCCTTGGAAAGGAAGGTTTCGTGGCGTTAGCCAATTGGCCCTCTCCAAGCGTGGAGAAGATCGACCTCAGAGCAGAGGAGTTGGAGAGCATCATCATCTCGGTGGTGGAGGACACAAAAAGCATACTCAAAGCCACCAACATAAGTCCTAGGAGGATATGTTATTATACCGCATCGGATTGGAAGTGGAGAGTCTACCTAAGGGTGTTAGAAGCTACACTCAAGAACGAAGCCTCCCTCCCCCAACTAATAAGGGAGGTAACAGCTTCATACAAAGCTGCTGTAGGGGCAGAATCGGCGGTTAAATTCTTGAAGAGAACCTTCGAAGTTGTCTCAAGGGCGCCTAGAGACCGGTTGGAGAAGGCGATGGCAGCGGGGTTACTCGACGAGACAGCATATTTGAAAGAGGCTCAGGGCTTTCTGGAGAGTGAATTCAACGCTAGTATCGAGATATACCGTGAAGATGACCCTGCCAAGTTTGACCCGCAGGGGCGATCCTTTCTAGCAGAGCCACATCGCCCAGGAATCTACGTGGAATAG
- a CDS encoding DUF434 domain-containing protein, with translation MGRLLRAIEDYRYLLNRGYKRETSLRLVGDKYLLSRLERLLLYRCVHSLEEARARRTKLIPLREAKGKRIAVDGYNTLITVESLLESKPLIICDDGFIRDLSAVHGGYEMKVITEDALRMIASIIKSSEVGEVGFFFDAQISRSGDVAALTRRLLAEAGVEGVASAVKQADSCTLEYAKIVASSDAIVIDKAAYAVDLAQELIRHKRLGKLVFKIEQLQRLERFTQLS, from the coding sequence ATGGGGAGGCTCCTCCGAGCTATAGAAGATTACAGGTACCTCCTGAACCGAGGATATAAGAGAGAGACCTCTTTAAGGCTTGTAGGAGATAAATATCTGTTAAGCAGACTGGAGAGACTCCTGCTTTATCGATGCGTCCACAGCCTCGAGGAGGCTAGGGCGCGCAGGACGAAGCTTATTCCTCTCAGAGAAGCGAAGGGGAAGCGGATCGCGGTGGACGGATATAACACGCTAATAACTGTGGAGAGCTTACTGGAATCCAAACCCTTGATAATCTGCGACGACGGTTTCATAAGGGACCTGTCTGCTGTGCATGGTGGGTATGAGATGAAGGTTATCACTGAGGATGCCTTACGCATGATTGCCTCTATCATCAAGAGTTCAGAGGTTGGTGAGGTTGGTTTCTTCTTTGACGCCCAGATAAGCAGGAGCGGTGATGTTGCAGCTCTGACTAGGAGGCTTCTAGCGGAGGCGGGGGTTGAGGGAGTAGCTTCAGCAGTGAAGCAGGCTGACAGTTGCACCTTAGAGTATGCGAAAATAGTTGCGAGTAGCGATGCTATAGTTATCGACAAGGCGGCGTACGCGGTGGACTTGGCGCAAGAGCTTATCCGCCATAAGAGACTGGGCAAACTAGTCTTTAAGATCGAGCAACTTCAACGTTTGGAGAGATTTACGCAACTTTCATAG
- a CDS encoding V4R domain-containing protein, with protein MIVEDELREETESCFKLLRNGEAVIFRVVTFTDLKKTLEGRFASGAFIVLYDAGRGCGRRSSQRLMQIYPDREELLKAIAQNKRSEGWGNIRFQLDMENGTGKVVLVESFEAKEYGPSQQPVCWFFRGYLEGALSQAFNKPLKATETACIARGDKQCVFQI; from the coding sequence ATGATAGTGGAGGATGAGCTTAGAGAGGAGACTGAGAGTTGTTTCAAGCTCTTGAGAAACGGTGAAGCTGTAATCTTCCGCGTAGTCACATTCACGGACCTCAAGAAGACTTTGGAGGGGCGTTTCGCTTCAGGCGCCTTTATAGTCCTATACGATGCTGGGCGAGGCTGCGGTAGGCGCAGTAGTCAACGCCTCATGCAGATATACCCTGACAGGGAGGAGCTGCTCAAAGCCATAGCCCAAAATAAACGGAGCGAAGGATGGGGAAACATACGATTCCAACTCGACATGGAAAATGGGACAGGAAAAGTGGTTTTGGTTGAAAGTTTTGAAGCGAAAGAGTATGGGCCCTCCCAGCAACCAGTATGCTGGTTTTTTAGAGGCTATTTGGAGGGGGCGCTAAGCCAAGCCTTCAACAAGCCTCTAAAAGCAACAGAGACCGCCTGCATAGCCAGAGGAGACAAACAATGCGTCTTCCAGATATAA
- a CDS encoding radical SAM protein, whose translation MVAPPYLVSYAITKKCNLKCKHCYSEAAEESAPDELTTDEAKRLLDHIANWGAKLLIIDGGEPLCRDDFYQLARHASAKGLRVVVGSNGTLIDGSVATKMREAGVQAVAISVDGAQAETHDGFRGEEGAYAKAIEGIRACKDAGLPFQLNTVIRRRTITELPQILQLAVESGANAAEFFDLVQVSRVKRECAEEVLSVGEREKVMEWLAEAQAECPIIIRVPACPMYPLILKEKKIQPRHFPNNLLHRIPYYNRGCAAGMPEGYVTILPNGDVIPCMLLQVKIGNVRKGNIVDIWERSPILTMLRSRDLLKGECGECANRDICAGCRGRAYECTGNMLASDPGCWLQYSKN comes from the coding sequence ATGGTTGCCCCGCCCTATCTAGTTTCTTACGCCATAACTAAGAAGTGTAATCTAAAATGCAAGCACTGCTACAGCGAAGCAGCTGAGGAAAGTGCGCCCGACGAATTAACAACAGATGAGGCTAAAAGACTGCTTGATCACATCGCAAATTGGGGAGCAAAGCTTCTGATTATTGATGGTGGAGAGCCCCTTTGCAGAGACGACTTCTACCAACTTGCACGCCATGCTTCAGCAAAAGGTTTAAGGGTAGTTGTAGGGAGCAATGGAACCCTCATCGACGGGTCAGTGGCAACGAAGATGCGTGAGGCTGGGGTGCAAGCTGTAGCTATCTCGGTGGATGGGGCTCAAGCTGAAACGCACGACGGATTCAGAGGTGAAGAGGGCGCCTACGCCAAGGCTATAGAAGGAATCAGAGCTTGCAAGGATGCCGGGCTGCCTTTTCAGCTTAACACGGTCATCAGGAGACGGACGATCACGGAGCTTCCTCAAATACTCCAATTAGCAGTTGAAAGTGGAGCGAATGCCGCTGAGTTCTTCGATCTGGTGCAGGTGAGTAGAGTGAAACGCGAATGCGCCGAGGAAGTGCTGAGCGTGGGTGAAAGGGAAAAAGTTATGGAGTGGCTGGCTGAAGCGCAAGCCGAGTGTCCTATCATAATAAGGGTACCAGCGTGCCCCATGTACCCTCTAATTCTAAAGGAGAAGAAGATTCAGCCGAGGCATTTCCCAAACAATCTCCTACACAGAATACCATACTATAATCGCGGCTGTGCCGCTGGGATGCCAGAGGGGTATGTAACCATTCTCCCAAATGGAGATGTGATTCCCTGTATGCTCCTTCAGGTTAAGATTGGAAATGTGAGAAAAGGAAATATTGTGGATATCTGGGAGAGGTCTCCAATCTTGACTATGCTCCGCTCAAGAGATCTGTTGAAAGGAGAATGCGGGGAATGTGCAAACCGTGATATTTGCGCGGGATGTAGAGGGAGAGCATATGAATGTACGGGCAATATGCTAGCCTCCGATCCAGGGTGCTGGCTTCAATACTCGAAAAATTAA